One stretch of Ptiloglossa arizonensis isolate GNS036 chromosome 7, iyPtiAriz1_principal, whole genome shotgun sequence DNA includes these proteins:
- the LOC143149380 gene encoding circadian clock-controlled protein daywake → MTTMIGLILIATWTGSVVAQLPPGVQPCSRTNDPGQYNKCVLQQLKTITPYLAKGIPSLKLPALDPLFLPSLTVDRNLEALKIKANMSQIRVHGATNFLIDDLKANPEDLSVAIRVQLPYVHVNGDYDVQGRLLLLPLSGAGSFKGNFTNTEAQVNAQGKEVTDKNGVQRIEIDKLVTKIRVGDGNIKLKAPPSHTLAADAAATFFNSNPRLVLDIASPIIEDTAATVSRALAARALGALTKQELLP, encoded by the exons CGCCAGGTGTGCAGCCCTGTTCGCGAACCAACGACCCGGGACAATACAACAAGTGCGTGTTGCAGCAATTGAAAACCATCACTCCGTACCTAGCCAAGGGCATACCCTCGTTGAAGCTTCCCGCGTTGGATCCCCTCTTCCTGCCCTCGTTGACCGTTGACAGAAACCTGGAAGCGTTGAAGATCAAAGCGAACATGAGCCAGATACGCGTACACGGAGCGACCAATTTCCTCATCGATGACCTCAAGGCGAACCCCGAGGACCTCTCGGTCGCCATCAGAGTTCAACTGCCCTACGTCCACGTGAACGGTGACTACGACGTGCAGGGGAGACTGTTGCTGCTGCCCCTGAGCGGTGCTGGTAGCTTCAAAGGAAACTTCA CCAACACGGAAGCCCAAGTGAACGCCCAGGGCAAAGAAGTCACCGACAAGAACGGCGTGCAGAGGATCGAGATCGACAAACTCGTGACGAAGATCCGGGTCGGTGACGGAAACATCAAACTGAAAGCACCACCGTCTCACACTCTAGCcg CCGACGCAGCGGCTACCTTCTTCAACTCGAATCCACGGCTGGTTCTGGACATCGCCAGCCCGATCATCGAGGACACCGCAGCTACAGTGAGCAGAGCGTTGGCCGCTAGAGCGTTGGGAGCCCTCACCAAGCAGGAATTGCTACCCTAG
- the LOC143149381 gene encoding protein takeout, with protein MCALLARVCLTATLVCTVSAILPAYIKPCRKSDPDINGCITRSIEQLREKLAVGIPELGAPAIEPLHLKQIHLSQGPRGAGLDVNLTDLRVSGPSSFKIRDLEADPENVNFTFKVSFDKLNFEGKYQINVMILVLRLAGRGDLTGSFVDYDSDVVLAASKVYRDNDTYLNFEKMKIKIKIGKATLNFGNLLGGDLVLSAVNRELFNNAALLDEITPVLETSLAELFTDVANKITKSFTYRELFPDD; from the exons ATGTGCGCTCTTCTCGCCCGCGTTTG CCTGACGGCGACTCTGGTTTGCACGGTCTCGGCCATTTTGC CGGCTTACATAAAGCCGTGCAGGAAGAGCGATCCCGATATCAACGGATGCATCACCAGATCCATCGAACAACTTCGGGAGAAATTAGCGGTGGGTATCCCGGAACTGGGGGCCCCGGCCATCGAGCCTCTGCACCTCAAACAAATTCATCTCTCTCAAGGACCGAGAGGGGCGGGCCTCGACGTCAATCTCACGGATTTACGG GTATCGGGTCCGTCCTCGTTCAAAATTCGCGACCTCGAAGCCGACCCCGAGAACGTCAATTTCACCTTCAAAGTGTCCTTCGATAAATTGAACTTCGAAGGGAAGTATCAGATAAACGTAATGATACTCGTGCTCAGGTTGGCGGGACGAGGAGACTTGACTGGAAGCTTTG TCGACTACGACTCCGACGTCGTTTTGGCAGCGAGCAAGGTATACAGAGACAACGATACCTACCTCAACTTCGAGAAGATGAAGATCAAGATCAAAATTGGCAAGGCGACTCTGAATTTTGGCAACCTGTTAGGCGGCGATCTAGTTTTAT CCGCCGTGAATCGCGAATTGTTCAACAACGCGGCACTTTTGGACGAGATAACCCCGGTGCTGGAGACATCCTTGGCGGAACTGTTCACGGACGTTGCCAACAAGATCACAAAGTCCTTCACCTACAGAGAACTCTTCCCGGATGATTAA
- the LOC143149378 gene encoding protein takeout, which yields MISFRREKGSKMFFEELLIVAFVVVFANAEVPSYIQVCGAKNPKLDECVINSIQALSQKLKDGIPELDIPSSDPLTIDKVQIADMDNFKAVGSNIRLHGLPSYRINLLHLDLANRTIDIDVQFDEIKLTADYQVNVRILVPIAGHGPITMSTNDVKAKSKLKFKLVNHNGKNYLYFYSMTIRLDVKDYTFNFVAENFDKTLQEAVHEALGNSHQEILEATRPNLEKAISERCLEMANKICKHFTFDELFPDRE from the exons ATGATATCTTTCCGCCGAGAAAAAGGGTCCAAGATGTTCTTCGAGGAGCTGCTGATCGTCGCGTTTGTCGTGGTCTTCGCAAACGCTGAAGTTC cATCTTACATTCAAGTGTGCGGAGCTAAGAATCCGAAACTCGACGAGTGCGTGATCAATAGCATACAGGCTTTGAGTCAAAAATTGAAGGATGGAATCCCAGAATTGGACATTCCGTCTTCGGATCCTTTGACGATCGATAAGGTGCAGATCGCGGACATGGACAACTTCAAAGCGGTGGGTTCGAACATCCGACTTCACGGACTTCCGAGCTATCGTATAAACCTTCTCCACTTGGACCTCGCGAACCGAACAATAGATATCGACGTGCAGTTCGACGAAATCAAGTTGACGGCGGATTATCAGGTCAATGTTAGGATCTTGGTGCCGATCGCCGGACACGGGCCGATTACCATGTCCACGA ATGACGTAAAGGCGAAATCGAAGCTCAAGTTCAAGTTGGTCAATCACAATGGCAAAAATTACCTGTACTTCTATTCGATGACGATCCGTCTGGACGTGAAAGATTACACGTTTAATTTCGTAGCGGAGAACTTCGACAAAACTCTCCAAGAAGCAGTCCACGAAGCATTGGGCAACAGTCATCAGGAAATCTTGGAGGCCACCAGGCCTAATTTGGAAAAAGCTATTTCCGAGAGGTGTCTCGAAATGGCCAACAAGATTTGCAAGCATTTCACTTTCGACGAGCTCTTCCCCGATCGAGAATAA
- the LOC143149703 gene encoding uncharacterized protein LOC143149703, with product MTRYSLFVCACAFLIGVEAIGRYQGLEFLEPCSRRDRNLESCLARSANVLTEHFRHGLPQLGYPEVEPIILDELHISLGGGPDGYRAQFKDVAAKGVSSLRVTGLRTRLSDDEVQLQLALSIPKIRASAKYRSSGTLILVKASGAGDYWGEYEGVKAKVFIRAKPFLVQDRRYLRLQQLKMDFSVQNIRMGVENVRDSNAIILAALNLFINTNSQELLKEMKPDLRRKLVQVMTTFVEKIFAQVPYDAWIVENCLDGLEILLNVEHERIKELKFMKKCGKRIVLNVTSTPSLRLIKFTVYSSMKHSDLIVLLSFNVLFISYTYVCDIFESMCDRSRVHDLYYLLNFHVNFTINRTFICLRFYFFLYIVLKRSIVVSTMTKYSHIGLYIITLLRLVLLMELMNVSFGFKRRVTSKRNYFVGNKFHGSIVEKRSKLDRIVAIKIQNMIGDFSCRIHSCIRSYDSSAKLMNCSVTVQDAYLTMCYKVARTSYKYCNCHEIEMELFLLFFNVVRRSDCDLTNRVSSDRRFCEIFVLDFTISADNLLGPFTFRDWEIERNYYQNSWQNHLIRTLPRSPIATLHRLDTDSNYELHRIQVFKYIRSLTRLAANIREGRGTTIRTWGWPLLYPFQHRPSDHSWVTTLRFFFPASRLTVLFQLRFSGRLFRKTEMKITLTGLVVAAIFGAVLARDLPDFLRVCKRNDPNLSNCMKNSVENLKPYLINGIPEYNIPTLEPLLLKELVAAPGNNIKLKLRNVHVYGASNFTVARMKANLKTLRFAIELNFSNLSIESDYDVDGRVLLLRIKGSGPLFGNFTDCKGLVKLQAQITQEKNNENYVKIVHFDTRISVGKGQLKLDNLFGGDPILGEAINVAINNNFEDFIKELQPSLESAISNTFLKIANSILGQFTYEMLFPL from the exons atGACGAGGTACAGCCTTttcgtgtgcgcgtgtgcgttCCTGATCGGCGTCGAGGCGATCGGTAGGTACCAGGGCCTGGAGTTTTTGGAGCCCTGTTCCAGAAGGGATCGCAATTTGGAGAGCTGCCTCGCGAGATCCGCCAACGTACTCACCGAACACTTTCGTCACG GATTACCTCAGTTGGGCTACCCAGAAGTCGAACCTATCATCCTTGACGAGCTGCACATCTCTCTTGGCGGCGGGCCTGATGGTTATAGAGCTCAATTCAAGGACGTTGCCGCGAAAGGAGTTTCGTCCTTGCGAGTGACTGGCTTGAGGACCAGGTTATCCGACGATGAGGTGCAATTACAACTGGCCCTGAGCATTCCTAAAATCAGAGCGTCGGCCAAGTACAGGTCCAGTGGTACTCTGATCCTGGTGAAAGCCAGTGGAGCTGGTGACTACTGGGGCGAGTATG AGGGCGTAAAGGCCAAAGTCTTCATCAGAGCGAAGCCCTTCTTGGTTCAGGATCGTCGTTACTTGAGGCTGCAGCAACTCAAGATGGACTTTAGCGTGCAGAACATTAGAATGGGCGTCGAAAACGTTCGTGATAGCAACGCCATAATAC TTGCCGCGCTCAACTTGTTTATCAATACTAACAGCCAAGAATTGCTGAAAGAGATGAAACCGGATCTCAGACGGAAATTGGTCCAAGTTATGACGACTTTCGTCGAGAAGATCTTCGCTCAAGTACCATACGACGCTTGGATCGTAGA aaaTTGCCTCGACGGATTAGAAATTTTATTGAACGTCGAACACGAAAGGATAAAGG aattaaaatt TATGAAAAAGTGTGGAAAAAGAATAGTTTTGAATG TAACTAGTACACCAAGCttacgattaattaaatttacagtGTACAGCAGTATGAAACACTCGGACCTTATAGTTTTACTTTCATTTAACGTATTATTtatatcgt ATACGTACGTCTGTGATATTTTTGAATCGATGTGTGATAGGAGTCGAGTGCACGatct ATATTATCTGCTCAATTTTCATGTAAATTTCACTATAAATCGTACATTTATATGTTtgcgtttctacttttttttatatatcgttCTCAAACGTAGCATAGTTGTTTCTACCATGACGAAGTATAGTCATATCGGACTGTACATAATTACGTTATTACGACTGGTTTTACTTATGGAACTT aTGAATGTT TCGTTTGGTTTTAAACGCAGAGTTACGTCGAAACGGAACTACTTCGTTGGTAACAAATTTCATGGTAGTATAGTTGAAAAACGTAGCAAGTTGGACAGAATCGttgcaattaaaattcaaaatatgaTTGGAGACTTTTCTTGTCGTATCCA TTCCTGCATCAGAAGTTACGACTCTTCTGCAAAATTGATGAATTGCTCTGTGACAGTGCAGGATGCGTATTTAACGAT GTGTTATAAGGTCGCAAGAACGTCGTACAAATACTGTAATTGCCATGAAATTGAG ATGGAACTATTCCTCCTATTTTTCAACGTGGTCAGAAGAAGCGATTGCGATCTGACGAACCGAGTTTCCTCTGACCGCCGATTCTGTGAAATTTTCGTGTTGGATTTTACAATAAGCGCTGATAAC CTCTTAGGGCCGTTCACCTTTAGAGATTGggaaatagaaagaaattattatcaaaATTCCTGGCAAAACCACCTTATTCGTACATTGCCACGATCTCCCATTGCCACTTTGCATCGACTCGATACGGACTCGAATTAT GAACTACATCGAAtacaagtatttaaatatatacgaTCACTTACACGGCTAGCTGCT AATATAAG AGAGGGGAGAGGAACAACTATAAGGACTTGGGGCTGGCCTCTGCTCTATCCATTTCAACACCGGCCATCTGATCATTCGTGGGTAACAACCCTGAGATTTTTTTTCCCCGCTTCTCGACTCACGGTTCTCTTCCAGCTTCGATTCTCGGGCCGACTTTTTCGAAAAACAGAGATGAAGATCACGCTGACAGGACTGGTCGTCGCGGCGATATTCGGCGCCGTGCTTGCTCGCGATTTGC CcgactttcttcgtgtctgcaagCGCAACGATCCGAACCTGAGCAACTGCATGAAGAACAGCGTGGAGAACTTGAAACCGTACTTAATAAATGGAATTCCGGAGTACAATATACCCACGTTGGAGCCGTTGTTGTTGAAGGAATTGGTCGCTGCGCCGGGGAACAATATTAAATTGAAGCTGAGGAACGTTCACGTTTACGGTGCGAGTAATTTTACCGTTGCCAGAATGAA GGCCAACTTGAAGACATTGCGGTTCGCGATCGAGCTGAACTTCTCGAACCTCTCCATTGAGAGCGACTACGACGTGGATGGTAGAGTGCTCCTGTTGCGCATCAAAGGATCGGGTCCATTGTTCGGCAACTTCACGGATTGCAAAGGGCTGGTCAAGTTGCAGGCGCAAATCACGCAAgaaaagaacaacgaaaattacgTGAAAATCGTTCACTTCGATACACGGATCTCGGTGGGCAAGGGCCAACTGAAGCTGGACAATTTGTTCGGTGGCGATCCCATCCTCGGCGAGGCCATCAACGTGGCCATCAACAATAACTTCGAGGACTTTATCAAAGAATTGCAACCGTCTCTCGAGAGCGCTATATCGAACACCTTCCTCAAGATCGCGAACAGTATTCTCGGACAGTTCACCTACGAGATGCTTTTCCCTCTTTAG
- the Jhbp16 gene encoding juvenile hormone binding protein 16: MRPLFGVSVVLLVLVAATIAEFEDHFKDCHPNVPGFDGCVREGLNAIRPYFKTGLAKYNVSPFDPFFAKEVTVTRGMPNFGFTLTLRNVTESGWTASKVTKFVSDLPQYKVVYTQSFPEKFLAGSYEFNGSMLGSSMTNKGKFTLALYDLIQTTTVTKRPGQKVQVSVDVQTIRDLKLHITNLLFGRQVLENILDRIINGAWQPGFVMTRRLINDLVSTAFTEIFGTAFRNFPFEKIIKPKPVSS, encoded by the exons ATGCGACCATTGTTCGGTGTCTCCGTGGTCCTCCTCGTTCTGGTTGCAGCCACGATCGCAGAATTCG AGGACCACTTCAAAGATTGCCATCCAAATGTGCCAGGATTCGACGGCTGTGTGCGAGAAGGTTTGAACGCGATTCGGCCATATTTCAAAACCGGACTTGCCAAGTACAATGTGTCTCCGTTCGACCCGTTCTTCGCTAAAGAAGTGACGGTGACACGGGGAATGCCAAATTTCGGTTTCACCTTGACGCTTAGAAATGTCACCGAAAGCGGATGGACCGCTAGCAAGGTGACAAAATTCGTGAGCGATCTGCCGCAGTACAAG GTTGTTTACACACAGAGTTTCCCGGAGAAATTCCTGGCTGGTTCCTACGAATTCAACGGATCCATGCTCGGATCGTCCATGACCAACAAGGGAAAATTTACTTTGGCCTTGT ATGATCTCATTCAGACCACCACCGTCACCAAACGACCCGGCCAGAAGGTCCAAGTGAGCGTCGACGTGCAAACGATCCGAGATTTGAAACTTCACATCACGAATCTACTCTTTGGCCGACAAGTGCTCGAGAACATCTTAGACAGAATAATAAACGGCGCTTGGCAGCCGGGATTCGTAATGACCAGACGCCTAATTAACGATCTGGTCTCTACCGCGTTCACGGAAATATTCGGGACCGCTTTTCGTAATTTtcctttcgagaaaattatcaaACCAAAGCCAGTCTCGAGTTAA
- the LOC143149172 gene encoding protein takeout, producing MIGSALALLLLVASGSTALSVDSNPEYVKQCSRSDPKLKACLIDALHHLRPYLSVGIPEIELPSVEPFRMDELTLSLTGGTNGYKVQLRELFVKGASNYTVEDIKLGSPFDAIVRMPALILDAHYSSSGVLIILPASGNGTFHARFDDVKALVKGTVSTKVRDGKTYLNVENLDVVLDVKNVQMRVRKIFNNNRILTEATNLFLRENGQEVLKVMEPQLKRKLSVLFAGIVNQLLRHVPVEVFLLP from the exons ATGATCGGATCGGCGCTAGCTCTCCTACTCCTCGTTGCGAGCGGATCGACTGCTCTCTCCGTTGACTCGAATC CCGAATACGTGAAACAGTGTTCAAGGAGCGATCCAAAGCTGAAAGCTTGTCTGATCGATGCCCTCCATCATCTCAGACCATACTTAAGTGTCGGTATACCGGAAATTGAGCTGCCTTCGGTCGAACCGTTTCGC ATGGACGAGCTGACTCTGTCCCTGACAGGTGGTACAAACGGTTACAAGGTTCAGCTACGCGAGCTGTTCGTAAAGGGAGCGAGCAACTACACCGTTGAGGACATTAAACTTGGATCACCCTTCGACGCTATTGTACGAATGCCAGCCCTTATCTTGGACGCGCATTATTCCAG TTCAGGAGTATTGATCATTCTACCGGCCAGTGGTAACGGAACATTTCACGCTCGTTTCGACGATGTGAAAGCTCTAGTCAAGGGTACCGTTTCGACGAAAGTGAGGGATGGTAAGACGTACCTTAACGTCGAGAATCTCGACGTCGTCCTAGATGTGAAAAACGTACAAATGAGGGTCCGCAAAATCTTTAACAATAATCGGATACTTA CCGAGGCAACCAATCTGTTCCTACGAGAAAACGGGCAGGAAGTGTTAAAAGTGATGGAACCGCAACTAAAAAGGAAGCTGTCCGTACTTTTCGCTGGCATCGTCAATCAATTGTTACGTCATGTGCCAGTTGAAGTATTCCTGCTACCTTga